One genomic segment of Acanthochromis polyacanthus isolate Apoly-LR-REF ecotype Palm Island chromosome 9, KAUST_Apoly_ChrSc, whole genome shotgun sequence includes these proteins:
- the wdr47a gene encoding WD repeat-containing protein 47 produces MTAEETINVKEVEIIKVILDFLNSRKLHISMLALEKESGVINGLYSDDMLFLRQLVLDGQWDEVLQFIQPLECMDKFDRKRFRYIILKQKFLEALCVNNAMSAEDEPQHLEFTMQEAVKCLHALEEFCSSKDDYSKLCLLLTLPRLTNHAEFKDWNPSTARVQCFEEACTMVAEFIPADRKLSEAGFKASRDRLFQLLLKGVIYECCVEFCQSKATGEEITESEVLLGVDMLCGNGCDDLDLSLLSWMQNLAHTVFSCAFEQKQLNIHVDRLVKPAKTGYADLLTPLISKLSPYPSSPLRRPQSADTYMSRSLNPALDGLSYGLSGQDKRASGGEVAPGKGVSPMSHSFANFHYPGTAGQSLSRSLMMESSDCHSIFEESPETSRTDTPVDKMMSSGGAQNMRPASAPGEDAPSAGSADRNELRDSTEKYEEFYRQRLRVQQHLEQKQQQRQMYQQMLLEGGVQQEPPPSDMQHSLTEKFLNRSIQKLEELNVGMENLGEEVKSLAQQCNGNGNTPASEDNNNPPSVTPEQSRTQGGGLLSSTPQHTVGGRAVPPPNESPVRSQSGQKPKGGQQGDSPGSLSRSKEDDKPKSLFVPVHSLEDTQAVRAVAFHPSGSLYAVGSNSKTLRVCAYPETLDTSGSSPTKQPVVRFKRNKHHKGSIYCVAWSHCGQLLATGSNDKYVKVLPFSAETCNATGPDLEFSMHDGTIRDLAFMEGPESGGAILISAGAGDCNIYTTDCQRGQGLHALSGHTGHILSLYTWGGWMIASGSQDKTVRFWDLRVPSCVRVVGTAFHGSGSPVASVAVDPSGRLLATGQEDSACMLYDIRGGRIVQVYRPHTSDVRSVRFSPGAHYLLTGSYDTKVMVTNLQGDLTKQLPQTVVGEHGDKVIQCRWHTQDLSFLSSSADRTVTLWTHNP; encoded by the exons ATGACAGCAGAAGAAACCATAAATGTGAAGGAGGTGGAGATCATCAAGGTGATCCTGGATTTTCTTAACTCCAGAAAGTTGCACATCAGCATGCTGGCTCTGGAAAAGGAGAGTGGCGTCATCAATGGACTCTATTCAGACGATATGCTCTTCCTCAG GCAACTGGTCCTCGATGGCCAGTGGGACGAGGTCTTGCAGTTCATTCAGCCTTTGGAGTGCATGGACAAGTTTGACAGAAAAAG GTTTCGTTACATCATCCTTAAGCAGAAGTTTCTGGAGGCTCTGTGTGTGAACAACGCCATGTCTGCAGAAGACGAGCCACAACAT ctGGAGTTCACCATGCAGGAAGCAGTGAAGTGCCTCCATGCCCTGGAGGAGTTCTGTTCCTCTAAAGACGACTACAgcaaactgtgtctgctgctcaCACTGCCACGCCTCACAAACCATGCTGAGTTCAAG GACTGGAACCCGAGCACGGCCAGGGTTCAGTGTTTTGAGGAGGCCTGCACCATGGTGGCAGAGTTCATCCCTGCAGACAGGAAGCTGAGTGAAGCCGGATTCAAGGCCAGCAGGGATCGACTCTTTCAGCTGCTGCTCAAGGGAGTCATCTATGAGTGCTGTGTGGAGTTCTGCCAG agcAAGGCAACAGGTGAGGAGATCACAGAGAGCGAGGTCCTCCTGGGTGTCGACATGCTCTGCGGTAATGGCTGCGATGACCTGGACCTgtctctgctgtcctggatgcAGAACCTCGCCCACACCGTCTTCTCCTGCGCCTTCGAGCAGAAGCAGCTCAACATTCACGTAGACCGCTTGGTGAAGCCTGCTAAGACCGGCTACGCTGACCTCCTCACCCCGCTCATCAGCAAACTGTCACCCTACCCCTCCTCCCCGCTCCGCCGTCCCCAGTCCGCTGATACCTACATGTCGCGCTCACTGAACCCAGCGCTGGACGGGTTGTCCTACGGGCTCTCTGGCCAGGATAAGAGGGCAAGCGGTGGGGAGGTAGCGCCGGGTAAAGGAGTCTCCCCCATGTCCCACTCGTTCGCCAATTTCCATTACCCTGGAACAGCAGGGCAGAGCCTGAGCAGGAGTCTCATGATGGAGAGCTCCGACTGCCACAGCATCTTTGAGGAATCCCCTGAAAC GTCAAGGACAGACACGCCCGTGGATAAAATGATGAGCTCAGGTGGAGCTCAGAACATGCGTCCTGCCTCGGCTCCGGGCGAGGACGCACCATCAGCTGGCTCTGCTGATAGGAATGAG CTGCGTGACTCAACGGAGAAGTATGAGGAGTTTTACCGGCAGCGTCTTCGCGTTCAGCAGCACCtggagcagaagcagcagcagaggcagatgTACCAACAGATGCTGCTGGAGGGTGGGGTCCAGCAGGAGCCGCCACCCAGCGACATGCAGCACAGCCTCACCGAGAAGTTCCTGAACAG GTCCATCCAGAAGCTGGAAGAGCTCAATGTGGGGATGGAGAATTTAGGAGAAGAGGTGAAGTCTCTGGCTCAGCAGTGCAATGGCAACGGGAACACGCCCGCCTCCGAGGACAATAACAATCCTCCATCTGTGACCCCGGAGCAAAGCCGGACCCAAGGGGGAGGGCTGCTCAGCAGCACCCCACAGCACACCGTGGGAGGCCGTGCAGTCCCGCCTCCAAATGAGTCCCCAGTCCGTTCGCAGAG TGGGCAGAAACCAAAAGGAGGTCAACAAGGTGACTCTCCAGGCTCCTTATCCCGAAGTAAAGAG GATGATAAACCAAAAAGCCTGTTTGTACCAGTGCACTCTCTGGAAGATACTCAGGCTGTTCGAGCTGTTGCCTTTCACCCGTCTGGATCTCTGTATGCTGTAGGATCCAACTCCAAAACTCTACGTGTGTGCGCTTATCCAGAAACACTGGACACGAG CGGCTCAAGTCCAACCAAACAGCCGGTCGTTCGCTTCAAGAGGAACAAACACCACAAAGGGTCCATCTACTGCGTGGCCTGGAGCCACTGTGGGCAGCTGCTGGCTACTGGCTCCAACGACAAATATGTCAAAGTCCTGCCTTTCAGCGCAGAGACGTGCAACGCTACAG GCCCAGACCTGGAGTTCAGCATGCATGACGGCACCATCAGAGACCTGGCCTTCATggagggtccagagagtggagGAGCGATCTTGATCAGCGCCGGAGCAGGAGACTGCAACATCTACACCACAGACTGCCAGAGAGGACAGGGTCTACACGCCCTCAGTGGACACACAG GTCACATTCTGTCTCTGTACACATGGGGAGGCTGGATGATTGCTTCTGGCTCTCAAGACAAGACAGTGCGTTTCTGGGACCTCAGGGTGCCCAGCTGTGTGCGAGTGGTGGGAACTGCTTTCCATGGCTCAG GCAGTCCTGTTGCCTCGGTAGCAGTCGATCCTAGTGGCCGTCTCCTAGCAACAGGACAGGAAGACAGTGCCTGCATGCTGTATGACATCAGAGGAGGGCGCATCGTCCAAGTGTACCGGCCACACACCAGCGACGTTCGATCTGTTAGGTTTTCTCCTGGAGCTCACTACCTGCTCACTGGCTCCTATGACACAAAGGTCATGGTCACCAACCTCCAAG GGGATCTGACCAAACAGTTGCCTCAAACTGTGGTGGGAGAACACGGCGACAAGGTTATCCAGTGTCGATGGCACACACAAGACCTGTCCTTCCTGTCGTCCTCGGCTGACCGCACTGTCACACTCTGGACGCACAAcccttaa